From one Sulfurimonas sp. genomic stretch:
- a CDS encoding radical SAM protein, with protein MLKLLHVPKLSNSLFYTPKRDKHLFLNTDLPNWLVLNQNAAYIVNLIDGQKTIADIFNILVSLNAKMSESELLELFISLKKHGIIDDDDLIEQKILASKKISSHPKLHIVHIKLTDECNLSCKYCYAESGAVAYKSFLSLDELKKIADDVKKITTHASYTLSGGEPLLYPQIFEYMEYLKNLGNTIYLLTNGMYINEENVSTIAKFCSVIKISLDGSSEEINSITRGKNSFDSAFRGYKLLVDEGANVQISMTVTKANISDISNMVKLFGSRLTLQPFFKTGRGAINDDLQITGLEYYQAMANVDGFKPMARIGELLEGIKNRGGLQSALWRMERSAYLKMVMYFLVKC; from the coding sequence ATGCTTAAATTATTACATGTACCAAAATTGTCAAATTCACTTTTCTATACACCTAAAAGAGACAAGCATCTCTTTTTAAATACAGACTTGCCAAATTGGCTGGTCTTAAATCAAAATGCCGCATATATTGTTAACTTAATTGATGGTCAAAAAACGATAGCTGATATTTTTAATATCTTAGTTAGTTTAAATGCTAAAATGAGTGAATCTGAATTATTAGAGTTGTTTATATCGCTGAAGAAGCATGGAATAATTGATGATGACGATTTAATAGAGCAAAAAATTCTAGCATCAAAAAAAATCAGTTCTCACCCAAAACTTCACATTGTCCATATTAAATTAACAGATGAATGCAACCTTTCTTGCAAGTATTGTTATGCTGAGAGTGGAGCTGTAGCATATAAAAGTTTTTTAAGTTTAGATGAGTTGAAAAAGATAGCCGATGATGTTAAAAAAATCACAACACATGCAAGCTACACACTGTCAGGTGGAGAACCTCTTTTGTATCCACAAATTTTTGAATATATGGAATACCTCAAAAATCTTGGTAATACTATTTATTTGCTTACTAATGGTATGTACATCAATGAAGAAAATGTGTCTACTATAGCAAAATTTTGTTCTGTAATAAAAATAAGCTTAGATGGAAGCAGTGAGGAGATAAATTCTATTACAAGAGGTAAGAATTCATTTGATAGTGCTTTTAGAGGTTATAAGTTATTAGTAGATGAAGGCGCAAATGTTCAAATATCTATGACAGTTACAAAAGCAAATATTAGTGATATTTCAAATATGGTTAAATTATTTGGAAGCAGATTGACTCTTCAGCCGTTTTTCAAAACAGGAAGAGGTGCTATAAACGATGATTTGCAAATAACAGGACTTGAGTATTATCAGGCAATGGCTAATGTTGATGGATTTAAGCCAATGGCAAGAATAGGAGAGCTTTTAGAAGGCATTAAAAATAGGGGGGGGTTACAAAGTGCGCTATGGCGGATGGAGAGATCAGCATATCTGAAAATGGTGATGTATTTCCTTGTCAAATGTTAG
- a CDS encoding SPASM domain-containing protein, which yields MLAEEEFKGGNIKTDRIKDILNSEIFKEVASFSSLTNEDCSICPIKLLCGGACRARSYAETGSLFKNSEFCSYEKLAYINGIFENSEF from the coding sequence ATGTTAGCAGAAGAGGAGTTTAAGGGCGGAAATATCAAAACAGATAGAATAAAAGATATTTTAAACTCTGAAATTTTTAAAGAAGTTGCAAGTTTTTCATCTTTAACAAATGAAGATTGCAGTATATGCCCAATAAAATTACTTTGCGGTGGGGCATGTCGTGCGAGATCTTACGCAGAAACTGGAAGCCTTTTTAAAAATAGTGAATTTTGCTCATATGAAAAGTTGGCATATATAAACGGTATTTTTGAAAATTCAGAGTTTTAA
- a CDS encoding Rap1a/Tai family immunity protein translates to MNKFMFLWLFSFLLTSNLQAVWNTGNNLVGDMREYDKWENGNRDVDFYKSASFSSYISGVADTMIDASYICIPEGVNSGQVFGIVKKYIKNNPEKWNIPASHLVIQPLLDAFPCKQEKK, encoded by the coding sequence TTGAATAAGTTTATGTTTTTGTGGCTTTTTAGCTTTTTGCTTACAAGTAATTTGCAGGCAGTATGGAATACTGGCAATAATTTAGTTGGGGACATGAGAGAATATGACAAATGGGAAAATGGTAATAGAGATGTTGACTTTTATAAATCTGCATCATTTTCATCTTATATCAGTGGAGTCGCAGATACAATGATAGATGCTTCATATATTTGTATTCCAGAAGGTGTTAATAGCGGACAAGTATTTGGAATTGTAAAAAAATACATAAAAAATAATCCAGAAAAATGGAATATACCAGCAAGTCATTTAGTCATCCAGCCTTTACTCGACGCATTTCCTTGTAAGCAAGAAAAAAAATAA
- a CDS encoding HepT-like ribonuclease domain-containing protein: MDKLSIIELLDYILESISIIRRRFENIKSCDDFMNSDDGIDRLDAISMRLQSIGEALKNIYKADKELLEKVKSASYWSQIIKLREIISHHYIDIDSEIIFDICENELNELEESINKTKIVVTKIS, from the coding sequence ATGGATAAGTTGTCAATCATAGAACTTTTGGACTATATTTTAGAAAGTATTTCTATAATCAGACGCAGATTTGAAAATATTAAATCTTGCGATGATTTTATGAATTCTGATGATGGAATAGATAGGCTGGATGCTATTTCTATGCGTTTGCAATCTATTGGCGAAGCCTTGAAAAATATTTATAAAGCAGACAAAGAACTCTTAGAAAAAGTAAAAAGTGCATCCTACTGGAGCCAAATCATCAAACTGCGTGAGATAATTTCACACCACTATATAGACATTGATTCGGAAATAATATTTGATATTTGCGAGAATGAATTAAATGAACTTGAAGAATCAATCAATAAGACAAAAATCGTTGTAACTAAAATATCGTAG
- a CDS encoding nucleotidyltransferase family protein: protein MTLDLIINFLHEHKDELKQDYHVEKIGIFGSYAKHQEKESSDIDFFVKFSQKSYRNLIRLYDYFEKAFGKKIDIITEHKNMRPSLRREIQSSIIYG, encoded by the coding sequence ATGACGCTTGATTTGATAATAAATTTTTTACATGAACATAAAGATGAACTCAAACAAGATTATCATGTGGAAAAAATCGGCATTTTTGGCAGCTATGCAAAACATCAAGAAAAAGAGAGTAGCGATATAGATTTTTTTGTAAAATTCTCTCAAAAATCATATCGTAATCTTATAAGACTCTATGATTATTTTGAAAAAGCATTTGGTAAAAAAATTGACATAATCACGGAACATAAAAATATGAGACCTTCCCTTCGCAGAGAGATACAAAGCAGTATTATTTATGGATAA
- the purH gene encoding bifunctional phosphoribosylaminoimidazolecarboxamide formyltransferase/IMP cyclohydrolase, whose amino-acid sequence MKRALVSVSDKSGVVEFCTALVKNGFEIISTGGTYKILVENGIKAIEIDEITKFPECFEGRVKTLNPFVHGGILHRRDKQSHLDQAKELGVEAIDLVCVNLYPFKATIEKTDDFEEIIENIDIGGPAMVRSASKNFDSVMIVTDVNDYAKVIDALENEKNTLEFRRNLMIKAFEHTAAYDSMIANYMNKRFNGGFGAKQFIVGSKVMNTRYGENPHQNGALYEFDKHYSNNFKTLKGEASFNNLNDLSGAVKIASAFGDANAICITKHGNPCGFAIRDNLVDAYVEALKCDPVSAFGGVVAVNGMVTKELALKMNEIFLEVIIAGRFTEEALEVFESKKRIKLFEMGHDKLILANDEKDFKHIDGGFVYQDADKVNDDEVKNAKLMTTREANSQEKKDMEIAYKVASLTKSNCVVYVKNSAMVAVGMGMTSRVDASQCALKKAKEMGLDVTGAALASEAFFPFRDSIDAAAAAGVKSVIEPGGSIRDDEVIEAANEYGMSLYFSEVRHFLH is encoded by the coding sequence ATGAAAAGAGCGTTGGTAAGCGTAAGCGATAAGAGCGGTGTGGTTGAGTTTTGTACGGCTTTAGTAAAAAACGGATTTGAAATCATCTCCACGGGTGGAACATATAAGATACTTGTTGAAAACGGCATAAAAGCTATCGAGATAGATGAGATTACAAAATTTCCAGAGTGTTTTGAGGGAAGAGTAAAGACGCTAAACCCATTCGTACACGGCGGAATTTTGCATCGTCGTGACAAGCAGTCGCACTTAGATCAGGCAAAAGAGCTTGGCGTGGAGGCGATAGACCTTGTTTGTGTAAACCTCTACCCGTTTAAAGCGACAATTGAGAAAACAGATGATTTTGAAGAGATTATCGAAAATATCGACATCGGCGGACCTGCAATGGTGCGTTCAGCTTCTAAAAACTTTGATAGCGTTATGATTGTAACGGATGTAAATGATTACGCAAAAGTTATAGATGCGTTAGAGAATGAGAAAAATACGCTTGAATTTCGCCGTAATCTTATGATAAAAGCGTTCGAGCATACTGCAGCATACGACAGCATGATAGCAAACTATATGAACAAGCGATTTAACGGAGGCTTCGGTGCAAAACAGTTCATAGTAGGAAGCAAAGTGATGAACACTCGTTACGGCGAAAATCCTCATCAAAACGGTGCGTTGTATGAGTTTGACAAACACTACTCAAATAACTTTAAAACCCTAAAAGGCGAAGCAAGTTTTAACAACCTAAACGACCTAAGCGGTGCGGTTAAAATCGCTTCGGCATTTGGAGATGCGAATGCTATATGTATAACAAAGCACGGAAATCCTTGCGGCTTTGCTATCCGTGATAATTTGGTAGATGCATATGTTGAGGCTCTAAAATGTGACCCCGTTTCTGCATTTGGCGGTGTTGTTGCGGTGAATGGTATGGTTACAAAAGAGCTTGCACTTAAAATGAACGAAATCTTCTTAGAAGTCATTATTGCAGGGCGTTTTACGGAGGAGGCATTAGAAGTTTTTGAGAGCAAAAAACGCATCAAACTCTTTGAAATGGGTCATGACAAGCTTATTCTTGCAAATGACGAGAAAGATTTTAAACATATAGACGGCGGTTTTGTCTACCAAGATGCCGATAAAGTTAATGACGATGAAGTAAAAAATGCCAAACTTATGACGACAAGAGAGGCAAACAGCCAAGAGAAAAAAGATATGGAGATAGCATACAAAGTAGCATCTCTTACAAAATCAAATTGTGTTGTTTATGTGAAAAACTCTGCTATGGTAGCAGTCGGCATGGGAATGACAAGCCGGGTTGACGCAAGCCAATGTGCGCTTAAAAAAGCAAAAGAGATGGGACTTGATGTAACAGGAGCCGCACTTGCAAGCGAAGCATTTTTCCCATTCCGTGACAGCATAGACGCTGCCGCTGCAGCCGGTGTAAAAAGCGTAATAGAACCGGGCGGAAGCATAAGAGACGATGAAGTAATTGAGGCTGCAAACGAGTACGGTATGAGCCTTTACTTCTCCGAAGTTAGACACTTTTTGCACTAA
- a CDS encoding CorA family divalent cation transporter, with protein MIDIHKLVDILHLEDLRNAAHPSAFDENKEYDMLIIRLPVINKELEVNSIGFIITRDYSYLYNRDEDRFEELSSRFEAPYEILDKTVDQLLKSFEDYHDLIVEMEEILYPNKTKDSFMKQWLRLKHNIVRIERVLMNASFTMSRAIDYYENSSDFPINHYTDLHEHIERTLRSATLQLSKLDNIYKFYSAQTNEKLNHSIYILTIISAVFLPLNLLVGFFGINTSGLPFADGTSGTTSVVILMLCVLIVTIVLINFVRKKV; from the coding sequence ATGATTGATATTCATAAGTTGGTTGACATTCTCCATTTAGAAGACTTACGAAATGCGGCACACCCGTCGGCGTTTGATGAAAATAAAGAGTACGATATGTTGATTATTCGATTGCCGGTTATCAATAAAGAGCTTGAAGTCAATTCTATCGGATTTATAATTACGCGTGATTACAGCTATCTTTACAACAGAGATGAAGATAGATTTGAAGAGTTAAGCAGCCGATTTGAAGCTCCGTATGAAATTTTAGACAAGACGGTAGATCAGCTTTTAAAATCATTCGAAGATTATCATGATTTAATTGTAGAGATGGAGGAAATTTTATATCCAAATAAAACAAAAGACTCTTTTATGAAGCAGTGGCTAAGGCTCAAACATAATATAGTACGGATAGAAAGAGTTTTGATGAATGCATCTTTTACTATGAGCAGAGCGATTGATTATTATGAAAACAGTAGTGATTTTCCCATAAATCATTACACGGATTTACATGAGCATATAGAGAGAACTTTGAGATCTGCTACGCTGCAGCTATCTAAGCTTGATAATATTTATAAATTTTACAGTGCACAAACAAATGAAAAGTTAAATCATTCAATATATATCCTTACTATTATTTCTGCGGTGTTTTTGCCGTTAAATCTGCTTGTAGGTTTTTTTGGTATAAACACCAGCGGATTACCGTTTGCGGACGGAACATCGGGGACGACTAGTGTTGTAATTCTTATGCTATGCGTACTGATTGTAACTATCGTGTTAATTAATTTTGTAAGAAAAAAAGTTTAG
- a CDS encoding peptidase M42 — MEIFYDILKQLIRIPSVVGAEHPFFMFIKRELEEIGVNVEYYDGVLVAKGKKPKSGYISAHTDRHGLICTGHNEFQYAAFIAKNKADLTGDSNAEQLLHNFTARFVDEKVQAYQQSSGTYLGISSIKDAFLCQRRNNIIFKIDGFDYLFPGTPIAFMDKLEINGDLISAQLDNVISIAIIIYMYSIGYQGTAFFTASEEAGRSWRFLLEWFRRFDIKTNELLVLDTSPYPTLEEIRNIDIVMRNRDSNAVFKSPLKNKIKKIAIEENIRYDFKDIYLKAKMAKGGTVGSLGTTELGRLIHATKGEIQGTTLQIPTIGYHTVHETTTKSSVEGMIAILKKVYIK; from the coding sequence ATGGAAATATTTTATGATATATTAAAGCAGCTTATCCGCATACCGAGCGTTGTCGGAGCTGAACATCCTTTTTTTATGTTTATAAAAAGAGAATTAGAAGAGATAGGCGTAAATGTCGAATATTACGACGGCGTGCTTGTTGCCAAAGGAAAAAAACCAAAGAGCGGATATATCTCCGCACACACCGACAGGCACGGACTTATCTGTACGGGTCATAATGAGTTTCAATATGCGGCGTTTATCGCAAAAAACAAGGCAGACTTAACGGGAGATTCAAACGCGGAGCAGCTTCTGCACAACTTTACGGCTAGATTTGTCGATGAGAAAGTTCAAGCATATCAACAATCATCGGGAACTTATTTGGGCATTAGTTCAATCAAAGATGCTTTTCTCTGTCAAAGAAGAAATAACATAATTTTTAAAATAGACGGTTTTGACTATCTCTTTCCCGGAACGCCCATCGCATTTATGGACAAACTTGAGATTAACGGTGATTTGATTTCAGCGCAGCTGGATAATGTTATCAGCATAGCGATTATTATATATATGTACAGCATAGGATATCAGGGGACGGCTTTTTTTACTGCTTCTGAAGAAGCCGGCAGAAGTTGGAGATTTTTACTTGAGTGGTTTAGACGATTTGATATTAAAACAAACGAGCTTCTTGTTCTTGATACAAGCCCGTACCCGACTTTAGAAGAGATTAGAAACATAGATATAGTTATGAGAAACAGGGATTCAAATGCCGTATTTAAGTCGCCATTGAAAAATAAAATAAAAAAAATAGCGATAGAGGAAAACATAAGGTACGACTTTAAAGATATCTATTTAAAAGCTAAAATGGCTAAAGGCGGCACAGTCGGATCTTTGGGTACGACAGAACTCGGAAGATTAATCCACGCTACCAAGGGCGAAATTCAAGGAACAACTTTGCAAATACCGACAATCGGTTATCATACCGTGCATGAAACGACTACGAAAAGTTCCGTTGAGGGTATGATTGCCATTCTAAAAAAAGTATATATAAAATAA
- the rimK gene encoding 30S ribosomal protein S6--L-glutamate ligase, whose amino-acid sequence MKVYILSRNKELYSTKRLVQAVEKRGWEARVIDYLKCSIEIMKDELKINYLGKELPIPDAIIPRIGASRTFYGTAMVRHFEMMGVFTATGSLAIKRSRDKLRSLQILSKNGIDMPKTVFASNKSNAKDVIELSGGAPLILKILEGTQGVGVVLVDSEKAAKSVLDAFYGMDVNLLVQEYIEEAGGADIRVFIVGGKIIGAMKRQGAEGDFRSNLHQGGKATAHKLTKKEKETALAAAKALGLGICGVDMIPSSRGPLVMEVNSSPGLEGIEKSTKIDIAGKIMDYIAQNVTPKCEINPKKRKPKKDSIGA is encoded by the coding sequence ATGAAAGTGTACATATTATCAAGAAATAAAGAGTTATATTCAACAAAAAGATTAGTTCAGGCTGTCGAGAAAAGAGGCTGGGAAGCAAGAGTAATCGATTACTTAAAATGCAGTATTGAGATTATGAAAGATGAACTAAAAATCAATTACTTAGGAAAAGAGCTTCCTATTCCGGACGCTATTATTCCAAGAATCGGAGCCAGCAGAACATTTTACGGAACTGCTATGGTAAGACACTTTGAAATGATGGGTGTTTTTACCGCAACCGGAAGTTTGGCAATAAAAAGAAGCAGAGATAAACTTAGAAGTCTTCAAATTCTCTCTAAAAACGGCATTGATATGCCAAAAACGGTTTTTGCTTCAAACAAGTCAAATGCAAAAGATGTTATTGAGCTTAGCGGCGGCGCTCCGCTAATTTTGAAGATACTTGAGGGTACTCAAGGTGTGGGAGTTGTTCTAGTCGACAGCGAAAAAGCGGCAAAATCGGTACTGGACGCATTTTACGGAATGGATGTCAATCTTCTTGTTCAAGAGTACATAGAAGAGGCAGGCGGAGCCGATATCAGAGTCTTTATCGTCGGCGGAAAAATTATAGGTGCAATGAAAAGACAGGGTGCAGAGGGGGATTTTAGATCAAATCTGCATCAAGGCGGAAAGGCAACCGCGCATAAACTCACAAAAAAAGAGAAAGAGACGGCGCTTGCCGCTGCAAAAGCGTTAGGACTCGGAATCTGCGGAGTCGATATGATTCCATCTTCAAGAGGACCGCTTGTAATGGAAGTAAACTCTTCACCGGGGCTTGAGGGAATCGAAAAATCAACAAAAATCGATATTGCCGGAAAAATAATGGACTATATCGCACAAAATGTCACTCCAAAATGTGAAATAAATCCAAAAAAAAGAAAACCGAAAAAAGACAGCATCGGAGCTTAA
- a CDS encoding RimK/LysX family protein encodes MPEKKIIGNKEVISIIDLDLYDLDAKVDTGADSNALHCDDIFIDSENIVHFKLLDKIHPAYHGKKMAIPLYRMKKVRSSNGKFQKRPSIRVKVDFFGKKYMTVISLTDRSDMKYPMLIGRKFLANKFLVDVSKEYLAKEPLAKKNQNRKKNESVHIIKK; translated from the coding sequence ATGCCAGAAAAAAAAATCATCGGTAATAAAGAGGTTATCTCTATTATTGATTTGGATCTCTATGATTTAGATGCAAAGGTTGATACCGGTGCGGATTCTAATGCGCTGCATTGTGACGATATATTTATAGATAGTGAAAATATCGTACATTTTAAACTGCTAGACAAAATCCATCCCGCATATCACGGAAAAAAGATGGCTATACCGCTTTACCGAATGAAAAAAGTCAGAAGTTCAAACGGAAAATTTCAAAAAAGACCATCTATTAGAGTAAAGGTTGATTTTTTTGGAAAAAAATATATGACGGTTATCTCTCTAACCGACCGTTCCGATATGAAGTATCCCATGCTAATAGGGAGAAAATTTTTAGCGAATAAATTTTTAGTCGATGTCTCAAAGGAGTATCTTGCAAAAGAGCCTCTTGCAAAAAAAAATCAAAATAGGAAAAAAAATGAAAGTGTACATATTATCAAGAAATAA
- the holA gene encoding DNA polymerase III subunit delta: MYKSELDKHIQNNSLSNSFILFGESTFLIDKYIQILTNIADASVARFYHDEYDFGSAKAHLSQASLFGDQNILIIKSEKKIPKKELDILVEQCEKNSSNIFVYAYYGDDYKAYVKAAAKTNTMCVRFFHPNHAEAVFSVSQAAKEKHVDIDNYTINHLLAVHNGDIALASNELEKLKILNRAVTTKDIEQLIFGLSEINIDDFIKKILNKKDFKVELQNMLEHGEDEIRILTAITTYLTQLYMFNIYIRVNGTPNAIAILGYPAPPQIVKEKSELSIKFKPNRYYKLHELLLESELKMKSSHVDKSAILLSTLIRVQKLL, from the coding sequence GTGTACAAAAGCGAGCTAGACAAACATATACAAAACAACTCCCTCTCAAACAGTTTTATACTTTTTGGCGAGAGCACTTTTTTAATAGACAAATATATACAAATCCTTACAAACATCGCTGATGCTTCGGTGGCAAGATTTTATCATGACGAGTACGATTTTGGCTCTGCAAAAGCGCATCTCTCGCAAGCTTCACTCTTTGGCGACCAAAATATCTTAATCATTAAAAGTGAAAAGAAAATTCCTAAAAAAGAGTTAGATATACTTGTTGAGCAGTGTGAAAAAAACTCAAGCAATATTTTTGTCTATGCTTACTACGGAGATGACTATAAAGCTTATGTAAAGGCAGCGGCAAAAACAAATACGATGTGTGTTAGATTTTTTCACCCAAATCATGCAGAAGCAGTATTTAGCGTTTCTCAAGCAGCTAAAGAAAAGCATGTAGATATAGACAACTATACCATAAATCATCTTCTGGCTGTTCATAACGGAGATATCGCCCTTGCATCCAATGAGCTTGAAAAATTAAAAATTTTAAACAGGGCAGTAACTACCAAGGATATAGAGCAGCTGATTTTCGGACTCTCCGAGATAAATATAGATGATTTTATAAAAAAGATTTTAAATAAAAAAGATTTTAAAGTTGAACTGCAAAATATGCTTGAGCATGGAGAAGACGAGATAAGAATACTCACTGCGATTACAACATATCTAACGCAACTCTATATGTTTAATATCTACATTCGTGTAAACGGAACACCAAACGCAATAGCAATTTTAGGTTATCCCGCACCGCCTCAAATAGTAAAAGAAAAATCAGAATTATCAATAAAATTTAAACCAAACAGATACTATAAACTTCATGAACTGTTACTTGAGAGTGAGTTGAAGATGAAAAGTTCACATGTGGATAAGAGCGCTATACTTTTATCTACGCTTATAAGGGTTCAGAAACTGTTATAA
- a CDS encoding ribonuclease R family protein — MKFLLIRLTHGLSEQDITPDELKFVNDFLAKEYITKKDNVYKFNSKYRAGTLGLVQNGTAYLNVIGEYVRDLFIDDVETSKAKEGDLVIAQRLLGKRGTPSAKIVEIVGRAQTYSIAYIVSKDGQKSLVDLKTDFPAGVEVSQSELNSYEEGDVFKINNQDFTIMERLGNIKDPLVDEKIVLAQFNKHDEFTQEVLELASSFKEVDASLYPSRVDLRKLPFCTIDPVTAKDFDDAICYVEETTTLYVAIADVSEYVTPFGAIDNEAIYRSFSIYLPHRSIPMLPRQLSETLCSLQPHVDRLSYVFEMKLDLSSLEVSGSKVYEAIIHSQRRFNYEEIDDFFNGNLTAKNGEEEKIFDYISKLRVITDALKAKRLKIGYDFRSHELEMFIDENSNITHTTYAQETPSHALIEDCMLLANKEAAKRFSRGIFRIHEPPNQLKLQNLYQELAGIGMFVDIKKSIKETITEIQKQAKEMGLSSEVDTLIIQSQMQARYAPINAGHFGLGFEEYTHFTSPIRRYSDLIVHRLLKAINNNDTMEGSYVLRNIESLCVSVSEKEREAATIEVEFMARKFARWAEENLENVFKARIVSTEPVLKAELHDELQGARFFITRSLDALLFEDVKVRIDKVDIAKAKIYASVVERIERDN, encoded by the coding sequence ATGAAATTTCTTTTAATAAGACTCACTCATGGATTGAGTGAGCAGGATATCACTCCCGATGAGCTAAAATTCGTAAATGATTTTTTGGCAAAAGAGTACATTACTAAAAAAGATAATGTATATAAATTTAACTCGAAATATCGTGCCGGCACATTGGGACTTGTTCAAAACGGCACGGCATATCTAAATGTCATCGGTGAGTATGTTCGCGACCTTTTTATTGACGATGTCGAGACAAGCAAAGCAAAAGAGGGTGACCTTGTTATTGCACAAAGACTTCTTGGCAAAAGAGGAACTCCGAGTGCCAAAATAGTTGAGATTGTAGGGAGAGCGCAAACCTATAGCATCGCTTATATAGTCTCAAAAGATGGTCAAAAATCTTTAGTTGATTTAAAAACGGATTTTCCTGCCGGAGTCGAAGTAAGCCAAAGCGAACTAAACTCGTACGAAGAGGGCGATGTTTTTAAAATAAACAATCAAGACTTCACTATAATGGAGCGGCTAGGCAATATAAAAGATCCTCTCGTTGATGAAAAGATAGTTCTTGCACAATTTAATAAACATGATGAATTTACTCAAGAAGTTTTAGAACTTGCTTCATCATTTAAAGAGGTTGATGCTTCACTTTACCCATCCAGAGTCGATTTAAGAAAATTGCCTTTTTGCACGATTGACCCGGTTACCGCAAAAGATTTTGACGATGCTATCTGTTATGTCGAGGAGACGACTACTCTTTATGTCGCAATTGCGGATGTAAGCGAGTATGTTACGCCTTTTGGGGCGATTGACAATGAAGCGATATATAGAAGTTTTTCTATCTATCTTCCTCACCGTTCTATACCGATGCTTCCAAGACAGCTGAGCGAGACGCTTTGCTCACTTCAACCGCATGTAGACAGACTTTCTTATGTTTTTGAGATGAAACTAGACCTTAGCTCTTTGGAAGTAAGCGGCTCAAAAGTTTATGAGGCGATCATACATTCGCAAAGAAGATTCAACTATGAAGAGATAGATGATTTTTTTAACGGTAATTTAACGGCTAAAAACGGTGAAGAAGAGAAAATTTTTGATTATATATCTAAGTTAAGGGTAATTACAGATGCTCTTAAAGCGAAAAGGTTAAAAATCGGTTATGATTTTCGCTCGCACGAACTTGAGATGTTTATAGATGAAAACTCCAATATAACGCATACTACTTATGCGCAAGAGACACCGTCTCACGCGCTGATAGAAGATTGTATGCTCTTGGCAAACAAAGAGGCCGCAAAAAGATTTTCAAGAGGTATATTTCGTATACATGAGCCTCCAAACCAGCTTAAACTCCAAAACCTCTACCAAGAGTTGGCAGGTATCGGGATGTTTGTAGATATAAAAAAATCCATCAAAGAGACCATAACGGAGATACAAAAACAGGCAAAAGAGATGGGACTCTCTTCCGAAGTCGACACACTGATTATCCAATCTCAAATGCAAGCCAGATATGCACCGATTAATGCAGGACACTTTGGACTGGGGTTTGAAGAGTACACTCATTTTACATCGCCTATTAGAAGATATTCCGATTTAATTGTCCATAGACTCTTAAAAGCCATTAACAATAACGATACGATGGAAGGCTCTTATGTATTGAGAAATATAGAATCACTCTGTGTCAGTGTTAGTGAAAAAGAGAGAGAAGCCGCGACGATAGAAGTTGAGTTTATGGCAAGAAAATTTGCTCGTTGGGCAGAGGAAAATTTAGAAAATGTATTTAAGGCTAGGATAGTATCCACCGAACCTGTATTAAAAGCCGAACTTCACGATGAGCTTCAGGGGGCAAGATTTTTTATTACCCGCAGTTTAGACGCTCTTTTATTTGAAGATGTAAAAGTTAGAATCGACAAAGTAGATATTGCCAAAGCTAAAATTTACGCAAGCGTTGTTGAGAGAATAGAGAGAGACAACTAA